From the Psilocybe cubensis strain MGC-MH-2018 chromosome 6, whole genome shotgun sequence genome, the window gacgaggaagacgacgacgacaacgacgagtGTCTGTACTACTCCGCGCCCGAGGAGAAGGGCGGTGCGTCCGCGACAACGGCGGGGGCGGCGGGTGCTGCCGCTATTACACCGGACAATGGTGGGTTGAAGGAGGGGGCGTTCAGCGCGACGGCTGCGTTTATCCGCCCGTTTGAGCCGATGACGGATGATGAGTATGAGTTGGACAGGTCGCTTGCGATGCCTGCGAAGCATCAGGTTATGACCTCGTTCAACTTTGACGCGCTCCCTAGCAGACCTTACTTTCCCGActctgacgacgacgacgacatccATACCCACCCCCACACACGCAGCGCAACCAGCTCCAGCACCACCAACACAATCCCAACTCCAAtaccatcaccatcatcacccgcagcagcagcactaCCCCCCTCACTCTCGCACTCCCGCCCGCCCCTCCCCCACATCAACACCTTCCTCCCACCCCAGCACACCCACATCGCAATTTCATGCCCCCCAGAACCAGCCGCATCCCCCAGCTTCATCGCGCGCATCCAGGAGCGGTGTAATATACCCAAGTGGCGCTTGCAGACGGGGTATTTGGAGCCGAGTTCGCCTGCTAGTGTGAGTAGTTCTAGTCGGTGGACTAGTAGAGGCGCAGGGAGGGGTATGGGGGCAGGGagggggacggggacggggacagGGGGAAGCCCGCTGCCGCACTCGAGCAGCCCTTTTTGGACGCAGACGCATCATAGAGCGAATGCGTATTCGACGtcgtccatgtccatgtcgaTGTCTgcgtccatgtccatgtcgtTACCTTCTCCCTCCCCACTCGTGCCTAAATCCGAGTCTGACTTGGATCCCACCGACGAAAAACTAACAcgcaaatccaaatccaaatccaaaagcaaagagaaagggaaaggaaaatCCAGAGGCCCAGAAAAAGAATCCAAAGTACACCGCCGCTTCCGACTCATGAACGCCGTGCCGGCGTTCGCGGTCCCGCTGACGCGCGTGCTGAGCCCGGTTATTGTGCGTGGGCAGTGGGAGATTGTGGTGAGGTCGGCGGTGGTGGCGTTTGTGGTTGCGTGGGTGCTTGTGGGGAGTTTGTTGGCTGTGCCGCCGGTTGGTGGGGGGAGGGGTGGGACGTAGGGTGTGTGGGGGTGgaggaagaggttgaaggtttgaaatttgaagctttgaagaggaagtggtggtggtggttgaagaggaggaggagggaggaggaggaggaaagagcgAAGTTATGCTGATAATTGATTTGCGTTATACGTTATACGTTAACGTTTCACTATTAATTGGTGAAACGTACGCACGGTCGGCGTCGACCATCGTTCTTGGAATAGCGTCTCTTCAGGTCGCACGAAACACACCCCCGGCCCCCCGCTCTGTCAAGAAGTTCTAAAAATAGGATGGCTTTTCGTCCTTTGGCCTAACCGCCCGCCCGCCCGCCCGTCTGGCATAAGGGGTCTCTCTGGTCACCTCACCCTCACTTGCGACACTgtctctcttttctttgtttttctttctatgCATGCATGCTTGTTTCTCTCATTTTCCAGTATTcacttttttcattttttttggcttctGACGTGCTcaattttttctctttctttctcggTCGCTgtatcaacaacatcaacaacaatcTGGTTCTGAATCTGAAGTTTGAATTTGAACTCTCACCACACTGCACTGTatcaattttcaattttttttctcctccttgtcctcctccttcctcctcctccttcctcctcctcctccgacgATGGCTCTTTTCTCTTATTTTATTCTCTTTATCGTTTCTTGGtccttgaatttttttttgtactACATACaccctcctctttctctttctcctcctccctccctctTACCACTCCTCATCATACCCCCGCCCGCCCCCACCACCACATCGTTATCGTTATCGTTATTCGTATGAACAACCTTtgactcgactcgactctGAAGACGACACCCATCCACCCCCATCcatccacacacacatacacacacacagagAGAGACACAGACAGTCATACCCACACCACAACTCTACGAGTACGAACGCAATATGACCGTGCATACCCAGCCTCTGCCCCTGCCCGTGCGGCGTGTGGAGTGTCGTTTTATATCCTTGATAtccgtttgcgtttgcgtttccgtctcgtctcgtcttcGCACTGCATGGTGCACCCCTATCTTTGTCCATAACCCctatctctatctctatccTCGACGATCCGACTATCCGACTGCCTGATTACCCGACTACCCACCTACCCCTACTGCACTACCCGACTGCACTACCCTTCTGCACTACCCGACTACCCAACTGCCTGACTGCACTACCGAACTGCACTACCCCTTTTGCACTTTTTCATATTCATATCTCATTtaccagaaccagaaccagcaCGCACTAGCACTAGCACGATACGCTTTATAGTACTCACTTATACTCACTCTCTCACCTCACTCTCTTCTCACTcactctttctttttttctttctttgcttcaacttcttcaatttcctgACACTCAGCACTCAATTCAACACTCAATTTCATccaccttttccttttccttccaaTCAAAAACTTTGACACTGCACACTGCACAGTTTTTCGCCGCtcatttctttgttttaAAGACATACGTATTTTAACTGCTTATCGTTATTaccctctctttctctctctttctcattctctcttcctcatcctgctttctttctctttttttctcctaCTCCGAGtcattttccttttctttttttgtatgCACATTGCAACTTGTACATATTGTCTTGTATGCAACGCGACTGCGCAACTTGGCAAATTTtggacctggacctggacctggacTTGAGATCTGAACGATATTGATTGTGTATCATATCCTATGCTGCAGTACAGTGTCCAGCACGCTGCGTTAACACTCAACTTCATGACACTGCACATATGATTTTCGAGGTGTATTGCTATTTTGTCTGAGTACATGAAGACGATATAAACAGCGACCATGATCAATAGCGTTGACTCTGAGTAAGTAGAGTGGTATGCACAAGTTAGATAGATATTCACCTGCCTGTCTGTCTGAATTTTGAAAACCTTGTCGAACGCTCGCTGAATTCATGTGTAAcgtgttgttgttgctgtacTAAATATTACCTTACTTACATCcgttctttttttcattttagaTAGCATAGCTCATTAATTAAACTTCCATTTGTCATtgtatttttgttgttttatCATAAAGATGGATAGAAACTGTCATTAGACTACCATGGGTTTATTATAACAATGATCATGATTCAAAGCATCTCGACAGTCCACCTGGCATGTAGTAGCTTTCACATCTTGTAAAGATACCTATTGATACATACATAATACTTTAATGTATAGTACTATAATACCTACTGCGTTTCAATTCAATTTATTTAACCAAGGTGGCAATTGTAATTATAAAGAGATTAGTACATTTACACAGTGCCAGTGGACAGTTGATATTTGATCCTGGCTCTCAGGACAGCACAAGTCTGTTTCATGAATTATGAATTATGATTTATGAATCGTGAATTGTGAATCGTGATCAAGGCCCATTCAACACATTGACGCCGTGACGTTCAGCGCTGAGCGCCGTAAGACCGACACCACACGCGTCCGAGCCAGGCTCGAATTCGAACCGAGTCCAAACGTTTGAACGGCTGATTGTCAAGAAGCCAAGTAGTCAAGGAATGCGATTGCACGGGTGTTTGAAGATGTAGACGTAGACGTAGATATTGACTAACCTGTAGCATGATCTACAGACTCGATGTGCGCATACCTGAGTTTCTCAAGAGATAAGCGTAGACTCGGCGGGATTGTCAACAACCTTTTTCAGAGACGAGTGACCAAGTTCAAAATCCTCCTATTCAAGAGCGCCGTAAACCACCTATCATCTACCCTACATAACAATAATCATATCAAATCAAAGCATCTGAATTCTGAATCCTAGCACCCACTACAAAGACACTCTCACCTAGGCGCCAACCACGCCGCACCGCGTTTGCACGCGACGACTCTGCCCGCCTTGATCGTCGTGCGCTCGAACGGCGGGTTAAGCACCGCGCTCTGTAGCGAGGCGCGTTTGTGAAGGATGACAAAGTCGGCGGTGTCCCCGATGGACGGCGTCAGATCGCGCGGAGTTGGGTTTAGGTAGGGGAGGTCGAGGCCCATCGCGCGTTTGGAGGTGAGTGTGACGGAGCGCTGGGAAGGGTAGTGTTAGTACGATGTTGGGTGGTAGGGTAGGGTATGGTAATAGTTAGAATTGGTCATTGAGGAAATGGGGATTAGGGAGGGGGTTTGCAGGATTGGAAAGCGGTGAAACAAATTGATCCTGCAAGGATGTGGCAAGTCCACGCCAGCCCTGTACTTGTCAATTACAACCCCACAGAGGCTAATATCCCATTACTCGTGcaaaacgaaaagaaaaggatgtATATGGCAAGATATATGCGACCTACCACCAAACTTCGAATAGCAGCGGGAGTAGCCGCCTGGAAGACGCCTACCCCAAACGTACACAAGGACAGCGGATCGAGCGAGCCCTGGGGCGTAAACGCGTTCTCGACGTTATTGACCGACATAGCAATCTCAATACCGTATTTCTCGTGCAGATACGGCACGCGCAGGGTGCCCCGCGGCGCGCCTAGGGGAGCGTCCCAGAAGGACCGCCCTTGCATGTACATATCGGACTGGGGCAGCCCCACAAACACGATGGGCAGGTCAGATATGGCGTCGATAAGCGCACGCCACTGCTCTGGCGAGAATAACTGCAAACGCGTCGCGTGCCCTATGGTGATGCGCGGACAAGGACGTTTGCTGGGAGAGGTGGTGTGACTAATTGGGGCGTCCGCTGCGTCCTCGGCGTCGATGCTCGACCTGGAACTGCTGACCATAGCCTGCTGCGAACCGTCCGGATCTCCGCGCGGTGTAGTCTGGTATCGCTTTTTGGCCTGTGCTATTACTTCATAAATGAGCGGTTCGGACTCTGGGTCGAGGTTATAGTCCAGGTGGAAGTCGACGTGATCAATGCCCCGCGCGTCCGCGATGTCAAAGATGAGCCCAACATTCATTTTGGCCTGCGCGATACTGGGCTCCACGTACGGCGCGGAGCCGACGACGCTAACACCATGGCGTAGAGACGCCTCCTCCAGAAGCTCGAAATTGCGACCTGGTTTCCGATGATCCACAGAACCCCCAGAATCGAAGAGCGGTTCCTGGGCAAATACTGCAAGTGGATTGCTATATCAGTCCGCAACCCCCCTCGACACGGAAGGGATGAAATGAGAACGAGGATTAAATCGCGCACTGGCTATCTGCACGTCACAATGCGCGCGGTACTCGCGCTGGAGCGTCAGCGCGGCTTCGAGGCAGGCGAATCCGACCGAGGTGTCTATTTCGACGTGTGCGCGTATGGCTGTTACGCCATGTTCGACGCTTTCCTCGATTATGCGTGCCCCGCGGGCATGCAGGTCTTCCAGCCGTTTAGGAAATTCCGATTTTGCAGCCTTTGTGACCTGCATGGCTTCCCGGAAATCGCTGCGCATGATTCAAATATGTAACGGTAGGAGTTAGTACCCATTGCTCAGTTTgaacaaagaaacaaaaaaaagatgcCCCAGGTGGAACCTTACCCGTCAACGAGGTCCCCACATTGGTCTAGAATGAAGCACTTGTCGAGATGAATGTGTGAGTGGCAGAACCTCGAGCTTTCGGGTAAATCGACATATTGCATTAACTGCTATGTAAAGGCTGGGCTCACGAGGGCAACACCAAGCCGCCTTGTGCATCCACCGCTGTGCAAGTAGATGGATCCCTAGACTCGGGTGTTCCAACtgcgtcatcatcgtcgtcgtttgaGGATGATACTTTTACCACCCGGCCTGCGTGGATCTCTATCGCCCATGTCTTTGACGACTCTGCCTTGTCAGCAAACGGTAGTCGCGCGTTGGTGATGATAATATTGCCGTTTGAATCATTAGCAATGGATATGTTTGAAACCCCTGGCAAAAGTTGATCCATTCTCCGCAGTGGTCCTGATTGTGTGTGGTAAACCTACAAAACGCTGATTCATTATCAGAGGACCCTGTGGGGTTTCTGACGAGACTTCCCAACGATGGTACAGCGTGCGATCGCTCCGGACCGTTGCAAGAGAAAGGGGCCAGCGTGGGGGTTTCGCCACACTGGGCAATTTGCTGCAATTGGCGACGCCTcacacgccggacaaaaatgctgaccagttagcctgggtgttgtcctgaccagtgacgtgactagtaccgtgaccgattacatagtgtcacaaatatgttgtcacgctagttcattattagtaggctCGACAGTAAATGGCAAATTACTTGATTGTCTTGCGTTGGAACTCAGTGCGTAGTAAGAAGAAATACtaaacaatcaagtaataTGTTATTTACTGTTGagcctactaataatgaattaGCGTGACAATGTATGTGTGACACTATGTAGTtggtcacggtactagtcacgtcactggtcaggacaacacccaggctaactggtcagcatttttgtccggcgtgtcATGTTCAAGGCCCTTCAACACATGTCCAAGTAGAGAAGTTATAGGTCCAGATAGCCGTCATATGGTCTTGCACAACGAGGCAAGTATTGATTTCTTCTCCGGTGCGGGCTGATTGATAAGATGAAATATGCGGTCAATAAGGATgagaagaaaacagttgTGTTGGGTTATtgaaggtggtggtggcgagTGGGCATCAGTGGCCCTTTGATTACCGCGCGGTGCCGCGTGtctgttcttctgaccacaaccacaaccatcGGCCTTTACCTCAGGTTCAATAAAAAAGTTCATGCACCACCACGAAATCATCGCCAAAAGGAACAATGCGTACTCTTTGGAGAACCTCCACGCCCGTCTCCCCCCTGTCAAGGAACAGTCGCTTATTTAGGCACCCTCAAAGAACTAAAACACGAGGCAGAATGCACTAAATTCCTTCGATGGTTGGCATTGGCGTACGCATACGACACTGCAGCAGTGCTATTGGCAATAGATTCCAAGGCTTCACAGCCGAATACGGGAAATCTTTTGTTGGATGGAAGATTTCTTTTCGCTCATGGGCTGTCAGGCGAGGCGCTGAAGCTTGCCATGCTACTGCCACGACGTGGGCTTGTCCTACAACTTTCCTTTCTTGTGATCCATCTCGGCTCGGGGATTGGATTTACTTTGCTCCATTTCCTAGCAAGACTATTACCAATAAAACACGCGGCTCCGGAGGTTGAAGTTTTTGATATCGGAATGCATCGAGGTGAGTGTGATCTGTGTTAGTTCCATGGACATGATCTAGCCACGATGAGGGCACCCGTTTTCAACACAGGGTCATATCAGACAAATATAGCGGAATATCAGGTTCGCGGGAAGGGTAAGCGCGTGTGCTGGATGCATTATGGATACACAGGACGCAAAAAAATTCTGTATGCAGGGCGACAACGAGGTCGATAAGTAAATGTATCACTAATTCAATTTTCGATTGGAGTTGAATGGTAAGCTCGAAATCTAATGAACAAGCTTCATCGGACCACGGTTGTCACTCCAAGGGTGTCTGGCAAGACAAATATACCTTCGCATTCACAAACATAACCGATGCTCAAAGGCTTGCGAAACGTTACTTCCCACTTGATGTCTCTGACATTCAGTCTACCAAGAGGTACTTATATTTACCCCACACACCGTGCCAAAGTAAGCATAACTAAGCTCAAACCGTATTTGTTAGATGATGCCTCCGACCAGGCGTTCCCGAATTGCCTTTCCAGACAAGGTTAGACAAATAAAAGTACACTTTCACTTTTACTCACAATTTCTACAATGCTCTAGAATGTTAGTAAACGTTCCGGGACTGCGTCGCACCGCGCCGCTCATCCGGTCATCCTGTACGTACATGAAGACAGTCGCGGTGCTAGCAGCTGCTAGTTGTTACATCTCGGGCCCCAATAAGCATCATCGCCCATGAATTTCCCCATGACTCATGATCTCCAACACGTTCGGGGGTGACTTCGTCGAAAGCTACGCCAGTCCATCAAGTGTCCTCTGTCATGCAAGTATGGCAAACCCCTCGAAGAAATTTCCGTAACAAGCTAAAGCTTATCATCCACTGCCAGATAGCACTCATCGTTTAATTATCGGTAGAGTCCTATCTCTCTCACTGTGATAACAATTGACTATCAATATGCTCCTTATGAAACCAAGTTTAATACCGCTCTCTGCCGGTGCAAGGAAGGACTTGCTACGGGTCTTCACTCTCCAGGAAGCCGTTTTGGCCGGGTGAAGCTCGTGAACTTATCGCGTCCAATAATTGTTTTAGGGCCGCCGTGCGCAACCGAGCCATAGGATTTCATCATCCCATTCAAATTCTTTGCACCTCCCGCCTTGAGGAAGCGCATTCAAATCACTTCGATATTGTTTGCGATATTTGAAAGGATGGACACATGACAAGCCAGTGGCCAAATTTCGACTTGGtatttcatttctttttgacTGGTAACTCTCGCAACATTTCATTTCGTCGCTCCAACGACCGCTTTCAGTCTAATGGCATCTATTCACGACACTGGAGTCAGACGGGACCGTGAAAGTTCATTTGGCATTGAATGAGCTAGGCACCTCGCGGTGCCACAGAGTTCTTGGTTTAGAAACTCCTTCCAAAGGCACTGTGTTCTCCGTCCTGAAAGTAATTTTGAACCCAGCAGTTTTCCCCCGACTGTCCTTCTAATCAATTCCATTTGATTCGCTCATTTCACCACTTGCCTATTGCGCAAGGGTTCTGAAATCCCCGAGGTGCCTCTCTTGCCTTGCCGAATCCCTTAACCTTTCGTATCTAGTATGGAGAACACACGCCATGATGTTCTCACCACGAAAGACACCTCACCAGCGGCAGATGGGCCTTTTTGTGCTAATGTTACACGTATTCGGGCCAGCTTTACCTTGATGAGCGAAATCAATCATATCATTAGAATTATATCCACCTACCGCCCTCCACCGTGCCCCCGTCCCTCGTCTCTCACTGTCAAATCTACTATATGTAAGTACGTATATCTTGCACCTATATTCGTCTGAGAATACCTCGGAATTACGACGTACAAGCTCTGGGGCAGTTTTGCTCATACCTGGTGAGCACGGCCTAGCAGGGCATTTGCAGGAGTTTTCCTTTTCGccatcttctttttctgacGTATACTTAAATTACGGCCGCACATATATATCTCGCTGTATGATATATCCCCGGAGTCCGAAAGACGGCTGAAACTTTGGTATGCATTTATGGCATTTCTCGAAATAAGTCTAAACTGTATTCAAAAAAGCTGCCACGGCAAGTTTATCTTTTCCAATCCAACCCCCATCTTTTTCCGCTTTTGATCAGGGCTTCTCTTGTCATTTGGTTAGCAGTCTTGAGTGGCAGCAGCCCACCAGGCAGGATTCAGAAATGGGCAGGGCAGCACCAGCGGAGAATGACAAATCGGTGGTGGCTTCGCCTGTGAAAAAAATGACGATGGCAGGCATTGATCAAACGGAATGCAATTGAGAATCTACTCTGGAAggccgcagcagcagcctgcTGCCCATGGGCCACGAATCTAATCAATGTATCAGTCcaacaaaagaagaagaacgaaACTCGAGGAACCCGCCCATGGAGTGACCAATGTGAAAAATGGCATCAGCGGAGAAACACCACTGAGAAAACATCAGAATTCTGGGTTCGTACCTTCCATGTTCCATCTGCTATCCACTGCATTTAGTGGGTACCGTGCTTGCGCGCGTTCCCCTCGCTAGTTAATCGATCAATTTCTTCCGTCATCTCGCGTCGAGCCATCGAAGGTTTTTGGAACGGGAGTGTGAGAGAATCGAACGGCACAAACTCGAAAATTAAAACACACACCCCGTCCGTTCCTCTCTCTCAAGCTTCAAGTGCCATGGATGATTTCATTCGGACGAATCGGAGGTAAGGGGAACATGGGTTTTTTACCCTTGGTTTGCACCTTCTTTATGTGTCCAGATGTATATGGGCATTGACACCACCGCATTGCACCGTATGTGTGAACATTCAAAGGATACGTAACACCTCGCTTTTAAATTCGAGAAAGTCTGGAATTCCATCGAAGTCAACGCTTGCAGCTCCTTACACGTCCAAAAACACACTAGATAGATATCAATgaatttgcaaaaaaaaaaatctctATATGCATTGCATAATGTCACAGTGGATGAGAGGAATGGGATACAGGATGTAATAACATAACATAACATAACgaacaagaagaggaaaaaaagCGACGAAAGAGGTGAAAACTAAAAACGAacaaaaaggaaaataaTTGGACAGACTTGGAAACGATTTGCAAAAAAGGTGCGTAAAGTAGGCTTAGTGACAACTAATGTAAAGTGACTTagcgagaaagagaaagctgAGGGTACCGAATAAAAACgggaaggagagagagaagaaaagtATAGCCAAAACAGAAAGCCCGACAACGATGTTCTCAAGAATGAAATATGCCAGTGTATGTGTGTCCATTGGTTGCCGAGTGGGGGTATAATAATTGAATGAGAGAAGACaatggagaaaaaaaagaaaaaaaaaacaggtaGGAATAGAAGACAAGGTTTTGTGCATCAGATGCATGGGGAGTATTTATAATGACAAGGATGTTTCTGTTACTGTACTGCTTCTGAtttatttctttgtttctgaCGATTGATCTTGTTGTGcttgtgtgctgtgtggcGTGTGGGTGTGTGCTTTTAAGGTTACGGTTGTATGTTGTATGATGGATGCTGCGTTATGCAAGCGTGCTTTATGCGGATGGGAGGAATATGAGATGTATGGTGCGGGAGCGGTACGGGTAATGACGAAGTCAAAAGTCGACTGGAATGACCGGATGATCGTATGCAATAGTGTAGAACTGTGAGGGAAAGAAGGGTTCAGAAATGCGGCATGTGCGAAAAGAAACAGTCAGGGTTCTGAGAACGTGTGGAACGTGGAATATGAATGGATGTGTCGCTCGTGGATATGTGCAGGACGTGAGAGTCGGGATAAAGACATTTTGTAGGCGCATGAAGTTCGGGAGGAGAGTGGAGCCCGATCTCGTGAGAGATGAAGggaaaaaaggaagagaaggaagaggaagaggaagaaaaaagttgTAACGTCAAGGCTTGGTATTGGCCTGGCGAGAATGTGTGGGTGAGGATGAACTGTTTTCGAACTGGGCAGAAGTTTCGTCGACGAGGTCGAAACTCAATGGTCTTTGCGAACCATTCCGTTGCCGCGTTAGATGGCGAGTAAGAGCAAGATGATCATTGCCAAAATTAAGCCGTCTCAGCTGCCGCACTAGGCACTACGTCGTAGGGAAGAACCCATCACCTTCGTACAGCGGCAAATGCGTATTTAGGTGAATCAGCGCAAGGCGCGCTGCGTCCTCTGCAACGCGGCGTATCTCATCGGCAACGCTCTCCATCCCCGCCGCCTGCACCACGCTGCCAAGCTGTGCCGGAGTCGTGGCCATCATCGGGGATGACGACGCGGACGAGAGCGTGGCGGATGAGGAAAGATCTATGCCCGTTGACGGTGtggatgacgacgacgatgacgcaGAGCAAGGAGATGGATACGCGAGGCACACAACCGCGTCGAACACCACATCGCGCATGCGCCTGTGGAGGAGCGTCGCAAGCGGTGCGCCTGCGCGCATGTTCGTTGCTGCCCAGCGCTGTGCCACGCCGAGCAAAGCCGGGTCAGGGGCCTCGCCTCCTGCAACCGTAGCACTGGTGCTACTTGCGTCACTGGCCAAGTGCGAAACAGGGTGCTGCAACCGCCGCCGCGTTTCGCATGCCCGCTTCGCAATCTGCAGCACAAGGGCCTCCTTTACCTCCTTCATTTGCTCCGCATCTTTGCTGGATGCGTCGGAATCCGAAGGCGAAGGAGATGCATCCAAACACCCTGCCAGACACGCTGGTCCGATATCTTTGATCTCCCTCTTCAATTTCACCATGTCCGCCTGCACCACCTTCTCCCTCCTTATTTGCGAAAGTGGGGAAGTTGATGAGTCCGAACCAGGGTTGAACACTAGCTGCCGGAAGAGGAGCATAAACATATACAGCGCGGTCGCGCTGGCGGCTTCTTGCCCGAGCGGCTGTATGCGCGTTTTATCGAGGTAGAGCGTCTCAGGGAGGGCAAAACCCCCTGCGCTGGGACTGGTCGGGGATGTCGGTGATGTAGGCGCTGAAGAGCAtactggagatggagatgggtcTGCGGGAGAGACAGGCGATAATGGtgggctgctgctgttggaagtgctagaggatgaggatgccTCAGCATCAAATATCAAATCCACAACGCCCTTAAGTGCGGTAAGATATATTTGCTGGTTCCTATTCAGGTCCTTGTAATACTTCGTCGAGCTCGTGTGACTGAGAGAGGAGGATGGATGAGAAAGCGAAGGGGAAGTGGAAAGGAATATGGGTCGCGGGCGCTCGAGGAGCGAGTGGTGTGCGGCATGTAGCCAACGGCGGGTATGGTGAAGTGAAGCGTCGGCACCAAACCGGATTTTGAACGCCTTGACCTCGAACATGCCGGTGTTGCGCAGGAGCCATGGGCGTAGTTGCGTCAATTGGTGGTTTGCAATGTCCTGAAGTCCATATTAAATGACAAAAATGAAataagagaaagagaaagttAAAAACTCCAGAAAGATGAGCAAAaagtgagtatatgcgcaccaGTTTCATAAGTTCCAAGAGCTCCAGACATGTCCTCACCGCCTTGAACGCCTCCAACCCCGGCCGCTGCGCCATCCTCACCATCTCCTCCACCGCGCCATCCCGCATTGGTGCACAATGGTGCTTGAGTGTGTCGCCAATCTGCCTGAACAAGCCTGCAGGGTCAAACACGCCATGCCGCAGCTCCTGCGCAATGAGCTCGGGGTCAAAGATCGCGCGGAGGTATGCGGCATGCGCGGAATGCTCCTGGGCCTGCTCGCGTATCGCCGACGGGTCTGTGTACACTGCCGTGTTCGACAGCGGCTGGATAACAaacaccatcacctccaAAAACTCCTCAAGCAGCGCTGGGATGCGCGACGTCTGTCGCAGCGTCACGAGGTGCTCTGCGCCCggtatgcgcatatattgcTCTGCGGGTGACTTGGGTGGTGACACGAGCTCTTTGCCGTTGCGGAAGCGCGAGCACACGCAGATTTTAGGGAGGTGCAGGGACTCGTCCCGGGTGTCGATCGTGACGCAAGTGCACCCCGTCTGCAGCTCCTCCCACACAGCGGCCCAATACCGCTCAAAACGCTCTCGCTTTCGCCGCGGGCGGAACTGCAGCCCAGGGTCAAATAATAGATCGTGCcctgcatatatgcgcaaaacaaaagaggAGATGTGAGAAATGGATCAAATTAGGGGCGTGTGCGGGGTAGCGCGAATATGGAATTGTGAATGTGGggaatggaatggagagAATGGCACGCACGAATGACAGGGTTGCGGAGGATAATATCCAGTTCCAGCTCTTTTAGCGTTGAGCGGTTGATGAGGGGCCTGCTCGGGGGGATACGCGGCGAGTTCAAATGTACCGGTGGAATATAGTGGGAGCGCGGCCCTTGCACTGGCACTTGCACTGGCACCGGCACTGGCACCTCGT encodes:
- a CDS encoding Protein SOK1 — protein: MDDLAHTTRKRKQDQDDCPDQQDQPTVPQDDHRDPNPIHTPRLPWLPAADADDHWASPTSPSVSSPLSASASSKRPRLDALDTKRPGPLPRTRSASTRAAAHHHKILPAPLTSGVRQGSDIEDIGIVSTADPGPSSGSLLRNHHHHHHHHNSASRTAPLYETYVVQKSASASSSSSPPDAVCSLSYEVPVPVPVQVPVQGPRSHYIPPVHLNSPRIPPSRPLINRSTLKELELDIILRNPVIRHDLLFDPGLQFRPRRKRERFERYWAAVWEELQTGCTCVTIDTRDESLHLPKICVCSRFRNGKELVSPPKSPAEQYMRIPGAEHLVTLRQTSRIPALLEEFLEVMVFVIQPLSNTAVYTDPSAIREQAQEHSAHAAYLRAIFDPELIAQELRHGVFDPAGLFRQIGDTLKHHCAPMRDGAVEEMVRMAQRPGLEAFKAVRTCLELLELMKLDIANHQLTQLRPWLLRNTGMFEVKAFKIRFGADASLHHTRRWLHAAHHSLLERPRPIFLSTSPSLSHPSSSLSHTSSTKYYKDLNRNQQIYLTALKGVVDLIFDAEASSSSSTSNSSSPPLSPVSPADPSPSPVCSSAPTSPTSPTSPSAGGFALPETLYLDKTRIQPLGQEAASATALYMFMLLFRQLVFNPGSDSSTSPLSQIRREKVVQADMVKLKREIKDIGPACLAGCLDASPSPSDSDASSKDAEQMKEVKEALVLQIAKRACETRRRLQHPVSHLASDASSTSATVAGGEAPDPALLGVAQRWAATNMRAGAPLATLLHRRMRDVVFDAVVCLAYPSPCSASSSSSSTPSTGIDLSSSATLSSASSSPMMATTPAQLGSVVQAAGMESVADEIRRVAEDAARLALIHLNTHLPLYEGDGFFPTT